A single genomic interval of Corvus cornix cornix isolate S_Up_H32 chromosome 1, ASM73873v5, whole genome shotgun sequence harbors:
- the NIPA1 gene encoding magnesium transporter NIPA1, which yields MRMAVGAAAGEGAAQSPGPAAVSLGLSVAVVSSLVNGSTFVLQKKGIVRARGRGTSYLTDIVWWSGTIAMALGQIGNFLAYTAVPTVLVTPLGALGVPFGSILASYLLKEKLNILGKLGCLLSCAGSVVLIIHSPKSESVTTQAELEEKLTNPVFVGYLCIVLLMLLLLIFWIAPAHGPTNIMVYISICSLLGSFTVPSTKGIGLAAQDIFHNNPSSQRALYLCLVLLAVLGCSIIIQFRYINKALECFDSSVFGAIYYVVFTTLVLLASAILFREWSNVGVVDFLGMACGFTTVSIGIVLIQVFKEFNFNIGDLNKPNMKTD from the exons ATGCGGATGGCGGTCGGTGCGGCAGCGGGCGAGGGGGCAGCgcagagccccggccccgccgccgtGTCGCTGGGCTTGAGCGTGGCCGTGGTCTCCAGCCTGGTGAACGGCTCCACCTTCGTCCTGCAGAAGAAGGGGATCGTGCGGGCCCGCGGGAGAG GTACTTCATACTTAACTGATATAGTATGGTGGTCGGGCACTATTGCAA TGGCACTGGGTCAAATAGGGAATTTCTTGGCCTACACTGCAGTCCCAACCGTGCTAGTGACGCCCTTGGGAGCTCTTGGCGTTCCATTTGG GTCTATCTTAGCTTCTTACTTACTGAAAGAGAAACTGAACATTCTTGGCAAGCTGGGGTGTTTGCTGAGCTGCGCTGGGTCTGTTGTTCTCATTATCCATTCCCCGAAGTCTGAGAGTGTAACGACTCAGGCTGAGCTTGAAGAGAAGCTTACAAATCCAG ttttcgTGGGTTATCTCTGCATAGTGCTGCTAATGCTGCTTCTGCTTATCTTCTGGATAGCTCCAGCTCATGGACCTACTAATATTATGGTTTACATCAGTATTTGCTCTCTGTTGGGCAGTTTCACTGTTCCCAGCACAAAAGGGATTGGGCTGGCTGCTCAAGATATCTTTCACAATAACCCATCAAGTCAGAGGGCTCTGTACCTCTGTCTGGTACTTCTGGCAGTATTAGGATGTAGCATTATCATTCAGTTCAGATACATCAATAAGGCACTGGAGTGTTTTGACTCCTCTGTGTTTGGTGCCATCTACTATGTTGTATTTACCACCCTAGTCCTGCTGGCTTCAGCCATCCTTTTCAGGGAATGGAGTAATGTAGGAGTTGTAGATTTTTTGGGAATGGCTTGTGGATTCACCACAGTATCTATTGGAATTGTTCTTATACAAGTCTTCAAGGAATTCAACTTCAATATTGGAGATTTAAACAAACCTAACATGAAgacagattaa